Proteins encoded in a region of the Streptomyces sp. NBC_00513 genome:
- a CDS encoding 3-oxoacyl-ACP synthase III family protein → MESIGSHVPATTLTTRELTGRSPNLRDVDVERITGVAERRVYDPRPEIGEDSFGMALRAARDCLAVSRYEAADLDIVISASITRFKDADRFYFEPSFAGSLARELGARSALHFDVSNACAGMMTGVYVLDRMIRSGAVRSGMVVSGEQATRVAETAAREIGDSYDPQFASLSVGDSAAAVVMDRSADEADRIHYVDLMTCAEYSHLCMGMPSERTEGIALYTDNKKMHNKDRLALWPRFHGDLLSKNGRDFAGEEFDYIIQHQVGARFIDYVNQTGEAEFGTPMPPSLAVVERYGNTATTSHFLTLREHLAAGTARRGSTFLLVPAASGVVTGALSATVTHLGV, encoded by the coding sequence ATGGAATCCATTGGATCCCATGTGCCGGCCACCACGCTGACCACCCGGGAACTGACCGGGCGATCCCCGAATCTGCGGGACGTGGATGTCGAGAGGATCACCGGAGTCGCCGAGAGGCGGGTTTACGATCCGCGTCCCGAGATCGGCGAGGACTCGTTCGGCATGGCCCTGCGTGCCGCGCGTGACTGCCTCGCGGTGTCCCGATACGAGGCCGCCGACCTGGACATCGTCATATCGGCGTCGATAACCCGCTTCAAGGACGCCGACCGTTTCTACTTCGAACCCTCCTTCGCGGGCTCCCTCGCCCGGGAACTGGGTGCCCGCTCCGCCCTGCACTTCGACGTCTCCAACGCCTGCGCCGGAATGATGACCGGCGTGTACGTGCTCGACCGGATGATCCGTTCCGGAGCGGTCCGCAGCGGCATGGTCGTCAGCGGTGAGCAGGCGACCCGCGTCGCCGAGACGGCGGCCCGCGAGATCGGCGACTCGTACGACCCGCAGTTCGCCTCCCTCTCCGTCGGCGACTCCGCCGCCGCGGTCGTCATGGACCGGTCCGCGGACGAGGCCGACCGCATCCACTACGTGGACCTGATGACCTGCGCGGAGTACTCGCACCTTTGCATGGGAATGCCGAGCGAGCGCACCGAGGGAATCGCGCTCTACACGGACAACAAGAAGATGCACAACAAGGACCGGCTCGCCCTTTGGCCCCGATTCCACGGCGATCTGCTGTCCAAGAACGGTCGGGATTTCGCGGGTGAGGAATTCGACTACATCATTCAGCACCAGGTCGGCGCCCGATTCATCGACTATGTGAACCAGACGGGCGAGGCGGAGTTCGGCACGCCCATGCCCCCCTCGCTCGCCGTCGTGGAGCGGTACGGAAACACCGCCACCACCTCACACTTCCTGACGTTGCGTGAACACCTCGCGGCGGGCACCGCCCGGCGCGGATCCACCTTCCTGCTGGTTCCCGCCGCCTCCGGCGTGGTCACCGGAGCCCTGTCGGCCACCGTCACCCACCTGGGGGTCTGA
- a CDS encoding RNA polymerase sigma factor — protein MNEALLRSLTPSVIGILVRRGVDFAAAEDAVQDALVEAVRVWPADPPRDAKGWLVTVAWRRFLDAARSDTARRRREDLVEEEPAAGPASAVDDTLRLYFLCAHPSLTPSSAVALTLRAVGGLTTRQIAQAYLVPEATMAQRISRAKRTVSDVRFDRTGDVATVLRVLYLVFNEGYSGDVDLAAEAIRLTRQLAAVIDHPEVAGLLALMLLHHARRATRTMPDGSLVPLAEQDRGRWDTESIAEGVRILQAALARDRLGEFQAQAAIAALHADAPTAGETDWVQIVEWYDELVRLTDSPVVRLNRAVAVGEADGPRAGLAALAELDWSAPGTSGKGHPLPRHAAVAAYLHERDGDLVTAARLYAEAADKAPNLAERDHLTRQAARLNALGRR, from the coding sequence ATGAACGAGGCCCTGCTCCGGAGCCTCACCCCGAGCGTGATCGGGATCCTCGTCCGCCGCGGAGTCGACTTCGCGGCGGCCGAGGACGCCGTGCAGGACGCCCTGGTCGAGGCGGTCCGCGTGTGGCCGGCCGACCCCCCGCGGGACGCCAAGGGCTGGCTGGTCACCGTGGCCTGGCGCCGGTTCCTCGACGCGGCCCGATCGGACACCGCCCGCCGCCGGCGTGAGGACCTCGTCGAAGAGGAACCGGCGGCGGGGCCCGCGTCCGCCGTGGACGACACGCTGCGGCTGTACTTCCTGTGCGCCCATCCGTCGCTGACGCCTTCGTCCGCGGTCGCGCTCACGCTGCGCGCCGTCGGCGGGCTGACCACTCGCCAGATCGCCCAGGCCTACCTGGTCCCCGAGGCGACCATGGCGCAGCGCATCAGCCGGGCCAAACGCACCGTCTCCGACGTGCGCTTCGACCGCACCGGCGACGTGGCCACCGTGCTGCGCGTCCTGTACCTGGTCTTCAACGAGGGCTACTCCGGTGACGTCGACCTCGCGGCCGAGGCCATCCGGCTCACCCGGCAGCTCGCGGCCGTGATCGACCACCCGGAGGTGGCCGGACTGCTCGCGCTGATGCTGCTCCACCACGCCCGGCGCGCCACCCGGACCATGCCCGACGGGAGTCTGGTGCCGCTCGCCGAGCAGGACCGCGGCCGGTGGGACACCGAGTCGATCGCCGAGGGGGTCCGGATCCTCCAAGCGGCCCTCGCCCGCGACCGGCTGGGCGAGTTCCAGGCCCAGGCCGCCATCGCGGCGCTCCACGCCGACGCGCCCACCGCCGGGGAGACCGACTGGGTGCAGATCGTCGAGTGGTACGACGAACTCGTGCGGCTGACCGACAGTCCGGTCGTCCGCCTCAACCGCGCGGTGGCCGTGGGCGAGGCCGACGGACCGCGCGCCGGCCTGGCGGCACTCGCCGAGCTGGACTGGTCCGCCCCGGGTACCTCCGGCAAGGGACACCCCCTGCCCCGCCACGCCGCGGTGGCGGCGTACCTCCACGAGCGCGACGGCGACCTGGTGACGGCGGCGCGGCTGTACGCCGAGGCGGCCGACAAGGCACCCAACCTCGCCGAGCGCGACCACCTGACCCGCCAGGCCGCCCGGCTCAACGCCCTCGGGCGTCGCTGA
- a CDS encoding YciI family protein produces the protein MAKYLLLKHYRGAPAAVNDVPMAQWTPEEITDHVRYMNDFAARLEKTGEFVDGQALAPEGEWVRYDGEGRPPVTDGPFAETKDLIAGWMIIDVDHHERAVELAGELSAAPGAGGRPIHEWLEVRPFLAAPPTITE, from the coding sequence ATGGCGAAGTACCTGCTGCTGAAGCACTACCGGGGCGCCCCGGCCGCGGTCAACGACGTTCCCATGGCCCAGTGGACCCCGGAGGAGATCACGGACCACGTGCGGTACATGAACGACTTCGCGGCGCGGCTGGAGAAGACGGGCGAGTTCGTCGACGGTCAGGCACTCGCCCCGGAGGGAGAGTGGGTCCGCTACGACGGAGAGGGCCGCCCGCCGGTCACCGACGGTCCGTTCGCCGAGACCAAGGACCTCATCGCCGGCTGGATGATCATCGACGTCGACCACCACGAGCGCGCCGTCGAGCTGGCCGGGGAACTGTCCGCCGCCCCCGGGGCGGGCGGCAGGCCGATCCACGAATGGCTGGAGGTTCGCCCGTTCCTGGCCGCGCCGCCCACCATCACGGAGTGA